A stretch of Rhizobium glycinendophyticum DNA encodes these proteins:
- a CDS encoding DNA polymerase III subunit gamma/tau, translating into MSDLEPTAEAKAAPGGYRVLARKYRPKDFTDLMVGQEPMVRTLTNAFETGRIAQAYMLTGVRGVGKTTTARILARALNYKTPEIDKPTIDLRIPGEHCQAIMEGRHVDVIEMDAASHTGIDDIREIIEQVRYRPVSARYKVYIIDEVHMLSTAAFNGLLKTLEEPPEHVKFIFATTEIRKVPITVLSRCQRFDLRRISAGDLVGLFSTIASKEGIEAEEEALAMIARAAEGSARDGLSLLDQAIAHGGGVVHADAVRSMLGLADRARIVDLFEHVVRGDVATALSEFGSQYEAGASPSVVLTDLADFTHLVTRLKYIPSASQDPSLSEAERVRGGELADSVAVTTLSRMWQMLLKGIPEVEASSRPAGAAEMVLIRLAHAAHLPSPEDAARRLLEMSNGDGTDSAPQAPRPNGGGGGGGASMAMRVQAVGQPSPDSAPRPAMSQPVAHLQSVPAGDALPRTMETAQPRVQEAPALLVQVNSLDDIADLCTKNRSPVLRAQLRQFVHLVKIEPGRLEVRLESQCPPTIVNELKLRLTEWTGINWWVTLSNETGSQTLVEVENSKRAARLLDARQDPDVAAILSRFPGAKITDVRIKAGAVEDDESVVAPPAVAESAEGDILPGDDIEF; encoded by the coding sequence ATGAGCGATTTGGAGCCCACTGCAGAGGCCAAGGCCGCCCCCGGCGGATACCGCGTTCTCGCTCGCAAATATCGGCCCAAGGATTTTACCGATCTGATGGTCGGCCAGGAGCCGATGGTTCGCACGCTGACCAATGCGTTCGAGACGGGGCGCATTGCGCAGGCCTATATGCTGACCGGCGTGCGCGGCGTGGGCAAGACGACGACAGCGCGCATTCTGGCGCGGGCGCTGAATTACAAGACGCCTGAGATCGACAAGCCGACGATCGACCTGCGTATCCCCGGCGAACATTGCCAGGCGATCATGGAAGGCCGGCATGTCGACGTGATCGAGATGGATGCGGCCTCGCATACGGGTATCGATGATATCCGAGAGATCATCGAGCAGGTTCGCTACCGCCCGGTTTCGGCGCGCTACAAGGTCTATATTATCGACGAAGTGCACATGCTGTCGACGGCGGCCTTCAACGGGCTGTTGAAGACGCTGGAAGAGCCGCCGGAGCATGTGAAGTTCATCTTCGCGACGACCGAAATCCGCAAGGTTCCGATCACCGTTCTCTCCCGCTGCCAGCGCTTCGACCTGCGGCGGATCAGTGCGGGCGATCTTGTCGGGCTGTTTTCGACCATTGCATCGAAGGAAGGCATTGAGGCCGAGGAAGAGGCGCTGGCGATGATCGCACGCGCTGCCGAAGGCTCGGCCCGCGACGGACTGTCGCTGCTCGATCAGGCGATCGCCCATGGCGGCGGCGTGGTCCATGCCGATGCCGTGCGTTCCATGCTGGGGCTTGCCGACCGGGCGCGCATCGTCGATCTCTTCGAGCATGTGGTGCGGGGCGACGTGGCGACCGCACTTTCGGAATTCGGCAGCCAGTATGAGGCAGGCGCCAGCCCGTCGGTCGTTCTCACCGATCTCGCCGATTTCACCCATCTGGTGACGCGGCTCAAATATATTCCATCGGCCTCGCAGGACCCGTCGCTCTCCGAAGCCGAGCGGGTGCGCGGTGGCGAATTGGCCGACAGCGTGGCCGTAACCACGCTGTCGCGCATGTGGCAGATGCTGCTGAAGGGAATTCCCGAGGTCGAGGCTTCGTCGCGGCCGGCGGGGGCTGCAGAAATGGTGCTGATCCGGCTGGCGCATGCGGCGCATTTGCCGTCGCCCGAGGATGCGGCGCGGCGCCTGCTCGAGATGTCGAATGGCGATGGCACTGACAGCGCGCCTCAGGCACCGCGCCCGAATGGCGGCGGTGGTGGCGGCGGTGCTTCCATGGCGATGCGGGTGCAGGCGGTGGGACAGCCATCGCCGGATAGCGCCCCCCGCCCGGCGATGAGCCAGCCCGTGGCGCATCTGCAGAGTGTGCCGGCGGGCGATGCCCTGCCGCGCACGATGGAGACGGCTCAGCCTCGGGTGCAGGAGGCACCGGCGCTGCTCGTTCAGGTCAATTCGCTCGACGACATTGCCGACCTCTGCACCAAGAACAGGAGCCCGGTGCTGCGCGCGCAGCTTCGCCAGTTCGTGCATCTGGTGAAGATCGAGCCGGGGCGGCTGGAGGTGCGGCTGGAATCGCAGTGCCCGCCGACGATCGTCAACGAGTTGAAGCTGCGGCTGACCGAATGGACCGGGATCAACTGGTGGGTGACGCTGTCGAACGAGACCGGTTCGCAGACGCTGGTCGAGGTGGAGAATTCGAAGCGGGCCGCCCGGTTGCTGGATGCGCGACAAGACCCCGACGTGGCGGCGATTCTGTCCCGCTTTCCGGGCGCAAAAATTACCGACGTGCGAATCAAGGCCGGCGCCGTCGAAGACGACGAGTCGGTCGTAGCCCCGCCAGCCGTGGCGGAATCGGCGGAAGGCGACATTCTTCCGGGCGACGACATCGAATTCTAA
- a CDS encoding MOSC domain-containing protein has protein sequence MKILAVCLGRPETLPGKKYKTGINKLAIQGPVMVDAEGLVGDAILNRKHHGGVDQAVYIQGSLDIDWWSRELGRELHYGMFGENLVIEGLESQALAAGDRFAIGEVLLEITSPRMPCATFAAHMQDPKIVKRYTEAARPGAYARVLNGGMVEAGQSVTYTPYEGERVTMQDMMATYGRKLSETDRARYLSAPVHYKTRDAILAGEI, from the coding sequence AACCCTTCCCGGCAAGAAGTACAAGACCGGCATCAACAAGCTCGCCATTCAGGGTCCGGTCATGGTCGATGCCGAAGGCCTCGTCGGCGACGCGATCCTCAACCGCAAGCACCATGGCGGGGTCGATCAGGCGGTCTATATCCAGGGCAGCCTCGATATCGACTGGTGGAGCCGCGAGCTCGGCCGGGAATTGCACTACGGCATGTTCGGCGAAAACCTCGTGATCGAGGGCCTGGAAAGCCAGGCGCTCGCGGCAGGTGACCGCTTTGCGATCGGCGAGGTCCTCCTCGAAATCACCTCGCCCCGCATGCCCTGCGCCACCTTTGCCGCGCACATGCAAGACCCGAAGATCGTCAAGCGCTATACTGAGGCCGCTCGTCCCGGCGCCTATGCCCGTGTCCTGAATGGCGGCATGGTCGAGGCCGGCCAATCGGTCACCTACACACCCTATGAAGGCGAGCGCGTCACGATGCAGGACATGATGGCGACCTATGGTCGGAAGCTGAGCGAGACGGATCGCGCCCGCTATCTCTCCGCGCCCGTGCATTACAAGACCCGGGACGCCATTCTCGCCGGAGAGATATGA
- a CDS encoding c-type cytochrome: protein MNSNMNMAVGAFLGTVFVLMSVSIASEGIFHSEVPEKEGFAIVAEATEAPAAEEAAAATPIAVLLASADPKAGEGVFKKCASCHSVEKGGPNKVGPDLWGVVGRPIASHEGFSYSAAITEFSKGNSEHWTFDHLNAFLTAPKKHIPGTAMGFAGLKKDDERANLISYLNTQSDSPLPLPAPDAAAAPAADAAPADAAAAPAEAPAEAAPAAPAEAPADAPAAPAEPAPAQPATP, encoded by the coding sequence ATGAACTCTAATATGAACATGGCCGTTGGTGCCTTCCTCGGCACCGTTTTCGTGCTGATGTCTGTGTCCATCGCCTCGGAAGGTATCTTCCATTCGGAAGTGCCGGAGAAGGAAGGCTTCGCTATCGTGGCAGAAGCCACCGAAGCACCGGCTGCAGAAGAAGCCGCGGCTGCAACGCCGATCGCCGTCCTGCTGGCCAGCGCCGATCCCAAGGCCGGTGAGGGCGTTTTCAAGAAGTGTGCGAGCTGTCATAGCGTCGAGAAGGGCGGACCGAACAAGGTCGGCCCGGATCTGTGGGGCGTTGTCGGCCGTCCGATCGCCAGCCACGAAGGCTTCAGCTATTCGGCCGCCATCACCGAATTCTCCAAGGGTAACTCCGAACACTGGACATTCGACCACCTCAACGCCTTCCTGACCGCGCCGAAGAAGCATATCCCCGGCACTGCCATGGGCTTCGCGGGACTCAAGAAGGATGACGAGCGCGCCAACCTGATCAGCTATCTGAACACGCAGTCCGATAGCCCACTGCCGCTGCCGGCTCCTGACGCTGCGGCGGCACCTGCCGCCGATGCTGCACCGGCCGATGCCGCTGCGGCACCTGCCGAGGCCCCCGCAGAAGCCGCTCCTGCTGCACCTGCGGAAGCTCCGGCTGACGCTCCTGCTGCTCCGGCGGAACCTGCTCCGGCTCAGCCTGCAACGCCGTAA
- a CDS encoding TetR/AcrR family transcriptional regulator, with protein sequence MTSERSTRDTIIDAANRLFYREGIRAVSVDAVAEAAGLTKRSLYYHFKSKDELIADYLRLRDHPNLQRYAAWYGEAEGGVAERIGAIFEHLATEAGKPGWKGCGFLRTAAELVNQPGHPALKIGVEHKKRVEAWFAEILAENGVQEPTRLARQVCLLIDGAFSQAMLYRDPGYFREAGLAARALVGAAIVGPATAAT encoded by the coding sequence ATGACGAGCGAACGTTCGACCCGCGATACGATCATCGATGCGGCCAACCGGCTGTTCTACCGCGAGGGTATCCGGGCGGTGAGCGTCGATGCCGTGGCGGAGGCTGCAGGACTGACCAAGCGGTCGCTCTACTATCACTTCAAGAGCAAGGACGAGCTGATTGCCGATTACCTGCGGCTGCGGGACCATCCGAACCTGCAGCGCTATGCGGCGTGGTATGGGGAGGCAGAAGGCGGGGTTGCCGAGCGGATCGGGGCGATCTTCGAGCATCTTGCGACCGAGGCGGGCAAGCCTGGATGGAAGGGCTGCGGCTTCCTGCGCACGGCGGCGGAGCTGGTCAACCAGCCGGGGCATCCGGCCCTCAAGATCGGCGTCGAGCACAAGAAGAGGGTCGAAGCCTGGTTTGCGGAGATCCTTGCCGAGAATGGCGTGCAGGAGCCGACGCGCCTCGCCAGACAGGTTTGCCTGCTGATCGACGGCGCCTTCAGCCAGGCCATGCTCTATCGCGACCCGGGCTATTTTCGCGAAGCCGGGCTTGCGGCGCGAGCGCTTGTCGGCGCTGCCATCGTGGGTCCGGCGACGGCCGCGACCTGA
- a CDS encoding AEC family transporter, with translation MTAIAQDVLPIFILILFGWMLVRFKILSTAVGDGLGAFVFNVAVPMLLFRTIANADFHGASPFRLWVSYFAGVLIAWTIGHLIATRLFGRDRREGVLAGVSAAFANNVFIGLPLVERTVGPEGIVAMSILLAIHLPLMMIIGTVLMERAEQKTSGQPSQGILAVSRQVGLNLLRNPLVIGLVAGMVVQIIGGPLPKMIDGLVGQVAGTAAPLALISLGMTLNKYGMLGNVRIASTISAVKLVVMPASVWLTSHLLGLSPQWTAALVLTSSVPTGINAWLIANRFGVGQGLAASVITLSTAVGVLTVSLWALFLL, from the coding sequence ATGACTGCCATTGCCCAAGACGTCCTGCCAATCTTCATCCTCATTCTGTTTGGCTGGATGCTGGTGAGGTTCAAGATCCTATCGACAGCGGTGGGCGACGGGCTGGGTGCCTTCGTCTTCAACGTCGCCGTGCCGATGTTGTTGTTCCGGACCATTGCCAATGCCGATTTTCACGGCGCTTCGCCGTTCAGGTTGTGGGTCTCCTATTTTGCCGGCGTGCTCATCGCCTGGACCATCGGCCATCTGATCGCAACCCGACTTTTCGGACGAGATCGGAGGGAGGGCGTGCTGGCAGGCGTGTCCGCGGCTTTCGCCAACAACGTCTTCATCGGCCTCCCGCTGGTGGAACGAACGGTGGGGCCGGAGGGGATCGTCGCGATGTCGATCCTGCTCGCCATCCATCTGCCGCTGATGATGATCATCGGGACGGTGCTGATGGAGCGGGCCGAGCAGAAAACGAGCGGCCAGCCGTCACAGGGCATCCTCGCGGTTTCGCGACAGGTTGGCCTCAACCTCCTGCGCAATCCGTTGGTGATCGGCCTTGTTGCCGGCATGGTGGTGCAGATCATCGGCGGGCCGCTGCCGAAGATGATCGACGGACTGGTGGGTCAGGTGGCGGGCACCGCGGCACCGCTTGCCCTGATATCGCTCGGCATGACGCTCAACAAATACGGGATGCTCGGCAATGTCCGGATCGCCAGCACGATTTCAGCGGTAAAGCTGGTGGTGATGCCGGCATCGGTCTGGCTGACGTCACATCTGCTTGGACTTTCGCCGCAATGGACGGCAGCGCTGGTGCTGACATCCTCGGTGCCGACGGGGATCAATGCCTGGCTGATCGCCAACCGCTTCGGCGTCGGTCAGGGGCTGGCTGCATCCGTCATTACGCTCTCCACCGCCGTCGGGGTGCTCACCGTCTCCCTCTGGGCACTGTTCCTGCTCTGA
- the nudC gene encoding NAD(+) diphosphatase, whose translation MRNSIFSSRAPHLEPSELTAFSGNRLDRDSEHRDETSLETALKVEGTHILAFSDTQLVLKHDGQILDPLFAPYELAALQPNFDDAILLGHQASGEPRLAVPVGLKPEELSVEFKPADPRALFRDALVGEDLLGEVAQALSLLRWNADNKFCGRCSAPMEGRIGGYKRVCTGCAHEIFPRTDPVAIMLVVDEKQDRCLLGRSHRFPQGMYSSLAGFVEPGETIENAVRRETKEESGITVGRVRYHASQPWPMPHQLMLGCYGEATTTEIAFDSVELEDCRWFTRGEITTMLQEGSHEGRTLPIEGTIARRLITDWYEWRH comes from the coding sequence ATGAGAAATTCCATTTTTTCCAGCCGCGCACCCCATCTGGAACCCAGCGAACTCACCGCCTTCTCGGGCAACCGACTGGACCGCGACAGCGAGCATCGCGACGAGACCTCGCTGGAAACGGCACTGAAGGTCGAGGGCACCCATATCCTCGCCTTTTCCGACACCCAGCTGGTGCTGAAACATGACGGCCAGATCCTTGATCCGCTGTTCGCGCCCTATGAGCTGGCAGCCCTCCAGCCGAATTTTGATGACGCCATCCTGCTCGGCCACCAGGCGAGCGGCGAGCCGCGTCTCGCCGTGCCCGTCGGCCTGAAGCCGGAGGAGTTGTCGGTCGAATTCAAGCCCGCCGATCCGCGCGCCCTCTTTCGCGATGCCCTGGTCGGCGAGGATCTGCTCGGCGAAGTCGCTCAGGCGCTCAGCCTCCTGCGCTGGAATGCCGACAACAAGTTTTGCGGTCGCTGCAGTGCCCCCATGGAAGGCCGCATCGGCGGCTACAAGCGGGTCTGCACGGGCTGCGCCCACGAGATTTTCCCACGCACCGATCCGGTGGCCATCATGCTGGTGGTCGATGAAAAGCAGGACCGTTGCCTGCTCGGCCGCAGCCATCGTTTTCCGCAAGGCATGTATTCGTCGCTCGCCGGTTTCGTTGAGCCGGGCGAGACCATCGAAAACGCCGTACGCCGCGAGACGAAGGAAGAATCCGGCATCACCGTCGGCCGCGTCCGCTATCACGCCTCGCAACCCTGGCCGATGCCGCACCAGTTGATGCTCGGCTGCTACGGCGAGGCGACGACGACGGAGATCGCCTTTGATTCCGTCGAGCTTGAGGATTGTCGCTGGTTCACCCGTGGCGAAATCACCACCATGCTGCAGGAAGGCTCGCATGAGGGGCGCACCCTCCCCATCGAGGGCACGATAGCCCGCCGTCTGATCACCGACTGGTACGAGTGGCGGCATTAG
- a CDS encoding 3-deoxy-manno-octulosonate cytidylyltransferase, with protein MNNGKGGETLVLIPARMASTRLPGKPLADIAGLPMIVQVAKRAQEADVGRIIVAVDDPRTYDAVAAAGFEVVMTRVDHQSGSDRIFEALTKVDPEGRAKIVINVQGDLPTIDPQTIRAALRPLEDPSVDIATLTVEIVDEHEKTNPNVVKVVGSPVSDSRLRALYFTRATAPHGAGPLYHHIGLYAYRREALERFVTLSPSTLEKRESLEQLRALEAGMRIDVEVVKTVPLGVDTPADLDKARLILSASSN; from the coding sequence ATGAATAACGGCAAAGGCGGCGAAACGCTGGTCCTCATCCCCGCCCGCATGGCATCCACCCGTTTGCCGGGCAAGCCGCTGGCCGATATCGCCGGCCTGCCGATGATCGTGCAGGTGGCAAAACGCGCGCAGGAAGCCGATGTCGGGCGAATCATTGTTGCCGTTGACGACCCGCGGACCTATGACGCCGTCGCGGCTGCCGGTTTCGAGGTGGTGATGACGCGAGTCGACCACCAGTCGGGCTCAGACCGTATCTTCGAGGCTTTGACCAAGGTCGACCCGGAAGGGCGGGCGAAGATCGTCATCAATGTGCAGGGGGACCTACCGACCATCGATCCGCAGACCATTCGCGCAGCATTGCGACCGCTTGAGGATCCGTCCGTCGATATCGCGACGCTGACGGTCGAGATTGTCGACGAGCATGAAAAGACCAATCCGAATGTCGTAAAGGTGGTCGGATCGCCGGTTTCGGACAGCCGCCTCAGGGCGCTTTATTTTACCCGCGCGACGGCACCGCATGGTGCCGGCCCACTCTACCACCATATCGGCCTCTATGCCTATCGACGGGAAGCCCTCGAACGATTCGTTACCCTTTCGCCCTCGACCCTGGAAAAACGGGAGTCGCTTGAACAGTTGCGCGCGCTGGAAGCCGGCATGCGCATCGATGTCGAGGTGGTGAAGACCGTGCCGCTTGGCGTCGATACGCCTGCCGATCTCGACAAGGCTCGGCTGATCCTTTCGGCCTCCTCCAATTAA
- a CDS encoding YbaB/EbfC family nucleoid-associated protein produces MRDIMGMMGKVKEMQGKMEKMQAEIAALEIEGKSGGGLVTVVLTGKGELRSVKIDPSLFKEDDVEILEDLVVAAHKDAKDKVEAQTQEKMASVTAGIPLPPGMKLPF; encoded by the coding sequence ATGCGCGACATCATGGGCATGATGGGCAAGGTCAAGGAAATGCAGGGCAAGATGGAGAAGATGCAGGCGGAAATCGCCGCTCTCGAAATCGAAGGCAAGTCCGGTGGCGGCCTCGTGACCGTCGTGCTCACCGGCAAGGGCGAGCTGCGCAGCGTCAAGATCGATCCGTCGCTGTTCAAGGAAGACGATGTCGAGATCCTGGAAGACCTTGTTGTGGCGGCTCACAAGGACGCCAAGGACAAGGTCGAAGCGCAGACCCAGGAAAAGATGGCATCCGTGACCGCCGGCATTCCGCTGCCGCCCGGCATGAAGCTGCCTTTTTAA
- a CDS encoding HIT domain-containing protein, whose amino-acid sequence MQPFVLDARLAEDSVSILKLGLCDLRLAKDSRWPWLILVPQRADISEVFDLTPLDQAMLTFEQVTVGAALKAVTGADKINIAAIGNIVRQLHVHVVARSEDDPNWPKPIWGYGTSVPYDQSAFDAMKTRILEALQ is encoded by the coding sequence TTGCAGCCATTCGTCCTCGACGCGCGTCTTGCTGAAGACAGCGTGTCGATCCTGAAACTCGGCCTCTGTGACCTCCGGCTGGCCAAGGACAGCCGCTGGCCCTGGCTGATCCTCGTGCCCCAGCGCGCCGATATCTCGGAGGTCTTCGATCTCACCCCGCTCGACCAGGCCATGCTGACCTTCGAGCAGGTGACCGTCGGCGCCGCCCTGAAGGCCGTGACGGGCGCCGACAAGATCAACATCGCCGCCATTGGCAATATCGTCCGGCAACTCCATGTTCATGTCGTCGCCCGCAGCGAGGACGACCCCAACTGGCCGAAACCGATCTGGGGCTATGGGACATCCGTCCCCTATGATCAGTCTGCCTTCGACGCGATGAAAACCCGGATCCTTGAAGCCCTCCAATGA
- a CDS encoding prephenate dehydratase — MAPTNKISFQGDFGANSDMACRDMFPNMEPLPCATFEDAFVALETGEVDLAMIPIENTLAGRVADIHYLLPLSRLHIVGEYFMPIRFQLMVLPGVGLDEIRTVHSHIHALGQCRKIIRSHGWKAVVAGDTAGAAKQVAEKGDRSMAALAPRLASSLYGLDILAENVEDSENNVTRFVVLSRDEAEPKRTSPDERFITTFVFNVRNIPAALYKAMGGFATNGVNMTKLESYQIGGKFIATQFYADIEGHPDDAPVKRAIEELRFFSEKVHILGVYKAHAMRGKL; from the coding sequence TTGGCCCCCACCAACAAGATTTCCTTCCAGGGCGACTTCGGCGCCAATTCCGACATGGCGTGCCGGGACATGTTCCCGAACATGGAGCCGCTGCCCTGCGCCACCTTCGAGGACGCCTTCGTGGCGCTGGAGACCGGCGAAGTCGATCTGGCAATGATCCCGATCGAGAATACGCTCGCCGGCCGCGTCGCCGATATCCACTATCTGCTGCCGCTGTCGCGCCTGCATATCGTCGGCGAATATTTCATGCCGATCCGCTTCCAACTGATGGTCCTGCCGGGCGTCGGGCTCGATGAGATCCGCACCGTGCACAGCCATATCCATGCGCTCGGCCAATGCCGGAAGATCATCCGCAGCCATGGCTGGAAGGCCGTGGTGGCAGGTGATACGGCGGGGGCGGCCAAGCAGGTGGCGGAGAAGGGCGATCGCAGCATGGCCGCACTTGCGCCCCGGCTCGCGTCCTCGCTTTATGGCCTCGATATCCTCGCCGAGAATGTCGAGGATTCGGAGAACAATGTGACGCGCTTTGTGGTCCTCTCCCGTGACGAGGCCGAACCGAAGCGGACAAGCCCGGACGAACGTTTCATCACGACCTTCGTCTTCAATGTGCGCAACATTCCAGCCGCCCTCTACAAGGCCATGGGCGGGTTTGCCACGAACGGCGTCAACATGACGAAACTGGAGAGCTACCAGATCGGCGGCAAGTTCATCGCCACCCAGTTCTATGCCGATATCGAGGGGCATCCGGACGATGCGCCGGTGAAGCGGGCCATCGAGGAGCTGCGGTTCTTCTCAGAGAAGGTGCATATTCTCGGCGTGTACAAGGCGCATGCGATGCGGGGGAAGCTCTGA
- a CDS encoding adenosine kinase — MSQFDVLTVGNAIVDIISRCQDQFLIDNGITKSAMNLIDAERAERLYSLMGPAVEASGGSAGNTAAGIASFGGKAAYFGKVAEDQLGHIFTHDIRAQGVHFETAPGTTQPPTARSMIFVTEDGERSMNTYLGACVEFGPEDVEPEVVAQSKVTYFEGYLWDPPRAKQAILDCARIAHENGREMSMTLSDSFCVGRYREEFLELMRSGTVDIVFANEQEALSLYETDDFAKALTRLSADCKLAAVTMGDQGAVVVRGEERIRVPATEIASLVDTTGAGDLFAAGFLFGYTQDRTLEDCARLGCYAAGIVIQQIGPRPMMSLKKGAVEIGLI, encoded by the coding sequence ATGAGCCAGTTCGATGTTCTGACCGTCGGTAATGCGATCGTCGACATTATCTCCCGCTGCCAGGACCAGTTCCTGATCGACAACGGGATCACCAAGAGCGCGATGAACCTGATCGACGCCGAGCGTGCAGAACGGCTTTATTCCCTGATGGGTCCGGCCGTGGAAGCCTCCGGCGGCAGCGCTGGCAATACCGCCGCTGGCATCGCCAGTTTCGGCGGCAAGGCGGCCTATTTCGGCAAGGTCGCCGAAGACCAGCTCGGCCACATCTTCACCCACGACATCCGCGCGCAGGGCGTCCATTTCGAGACCGCCCCCGGCACGACCCAGCCGCCGACCGCCCGCAGCATGATCTTCGTGACCGAAGACGGCGAGCGCTCGATGAACACCTATCTCGGCGCCTGCGTCGAATTTGGCCCGGAGGATGTCGAGCCCGAAGTGGTCGCCCAGTCGAAGGTGACCTATTTCGAAGGCTATCTCTGGGATCCGCCGCGCGCCAAGCAGGCCATCCTCGATTGCGCCCGCATCGCCCACGAGAACGGCCGCGAAATGTCGATGACACTGTCCGACAGTTTCTGTGTCGGCCGTTATCGGGAAGAGTTCCTCGAACTGATGCGCTCAGGCACCGTCGACATCGTTTTCGCCAACGAGCAGGAAGCGCTTTCGCTCTACGAGACCGATGATTTCGCCAAGGCCCTCACCCGCTTGTCGGCAGATTGCAAACTGGCAGCCGTCACCATGGGTGATCAGGGCGCCGTCGTGGTCAGGGGCGAGGAGCGCATCCGTGTGCCCGCAACCGAGATTGCGAGCCTCGTCGACACCACCGGTGCGGGCGACCTCTTCGCCGCTGGTTTCCTCTTCGGCTATACGCAGGATCGCACCCTGGAAGACTGTGCCCGCCTGGGCTGCTATGCCGCCGGCATTGTCATTCAGCAGATCGGCCCGCGCCCGATGATGTCTCTGAAGAAGGGCGCTGTCGAGATCGGTCTTATTTGA
- a CDS encoding alpha/beta hydrolase family protein — MDGQEIRIDCADGISLVGHLWPSAEPATAVVIVNAATGVAARFYHAYARFLAAHGFHAITYDYRGIGQSRPEVLKGVVFRWRDWGEKDFDAVLHFAAEHFPHSPVFVVGHSIGGFLPGYAARAPRIRRMLTIGAQYAFWPDYRPAMRLRYLWKWHLVMPALTMTLGYFPGRRLGWLEDLPKGVALEWAFRGRLIERGYTPQEAADLRSRFSSVAAEILAVSVTDDDFATPSAMRRAASYYDGATIDKVMLEPKDAGRPEIGHFDLFRSRHENGFWLDTLLWLREGVNPWPHRRFD; from the coding sequence ATGGACGGACAAGAGATCAGGATCGATTGCGCCGACGGGATCAGCCTGGTCGGCCACCTCTGGCCGTCCGCCGAGCCGGCGACAGCGGTCGTCATCGTCAATGCCGCCACCGGTGTCGCCGCACGCTTCTACCATGCCTATGCCCGCTTCCTCGCCGCGCACGGCTTCCACGCCATCACCTATGATTATCGCGGTATCGGCCAGTCACGGCCGGAGGTGCTGAAAGGCGTCGTCTTCCGCTGGCGCGACTGGGGCGAGAAGGATTTCGATGCCGTCCTGCATTTCGCCGCCGAGCATTTCCCGCACAGCCCAGTCTTCGTGGTCGGCCATTCGATCGGTGGTTTCCTGCCGGGCTACGCGGCGCGTGCGCCGCGCATCCGCCGCATGCTCACCATCGGCGCGCAATACGCCTTCTGGCCCGATTATCGACCTGCCATGCGGCTGCGCTACCTCTGGAAATGGCACCTGGTGATGCCGGCTCTCACCATGACGCTGGGTTATTTCCCGGGCCGCAGGCTCGGCTGGCTCGAAGACCTGCCCAAGGGTGTCGCCCTCGAATGGGCCTTCCGCGGCCGCCTAATCGAACGGGGCTACACCCCGCAGGAGGCAGCAGACCTGCGCTCGCGTTTCTCGTCCGTTGCCGCCGAAATCCTCGCGGTCAGCGTGACGGATGACGATTTCGCCACCCCGTCCGCCATGCGCCGCGCCGCGTCCTATTATGACGGCGCGACCATCGATAAGGTTATGCTGGAGCCGAAAGATGCCGGAAGACCGGAAATCGGTCATTTCGACCTCTTCCGCTCGCGTCATGAAAACGGCTTCTGGCTCGACACGCTTCTATGGCTGCGTGAAGGTGTCAACCCCTGGCCGCATCGCCGTTTCGATTAA
- a CDS encoding SH3 domain-containing protein has protein sequence MFVNLSRVSLASGVLALSLLAGPSVTFAQSSTKGSSGLPLPRFVSLKAEKVNLRVGPSTDYAVSWRYLKSGLPVEIIREYENWRQIRDADGTEGWVSQTLLSGQRTAVAAPWMRGKGNNVYVMMRRDSTSSAAVIAKLEPGVVVKIEECNGNWCKAETQGVTGWVSQEEIWGAYPGEAFK, from the coding sequence ATGTTTGTGAACCTGTCCCGAGTGAGCCTTGCATCCGGTGTCCTCGCGCTGTCGCTACTCGCAGGGCCGTCAGTCACTTTCGCCCAGTCATCGACGAAGGGATCGAGCGGGCTGCCGCTACCGCGTTTCGTCAGCCTCAAGGCCGAGAAGGTCAACCTTCGGGTTGGGCCGAGCACGGACTATGCCGTTTCCTGGCGCTACCTGAAGTCCGGCCTGCCGGTCGAGATCATCCGCGAATACGAGAACTGGCGGCAGATCCGCGATGCCGACGGGACCGAAGGCTGGGTAAGCCAGACTTTGCTGTCGGGCCAGCGCACGGCGGTGGCCGCACCCTGGATGCGCGGCAAGGGCAACAATGTCTATGTGATGATGCGGCGCGACTCGACCTCTTCCGCCGCCGTGATCGCCAAGTTGGAGCCGGGCGTGGTCGTGAAGATCGAAGAGTGTAACGGCAATTGGTGCAAGGCCGAAACGCAAGGCGTCACCGGCTGGGTCTCGCAGGAAGAGATCTGGGGCGCCTATCCGGGCGAGGCCTTCAAATAA